A single region of the Lysinibacillus sp. B2A1 genome encodes:
- a CDS encoding metallophosphatase family protein has translation MQYALLGDLHSNIEDTRAVLAHIQQTAKDARIIGLGDLYECTVSKKKAQRVSGLSLQNAAIVNNDFENLLTFPSIRGNQEERITRVTGIERFTKLPETIEIEGAILMHGHQFKWSVSWQPTFPSFKKSLLFFGHSHESGLYHGNKKLPIRIRFGQPIVLQDKQYGINVGSVVDHREWCLYDSEKRTVTFMCASVLEKISVS, from the coding sequence ATGCAGTACGCACTTTTAGGAGATTTACATTCTAATATAGAAGATACAAGGGCGGTGTTAGCTCATATCCAGCAAACTGCCAAAGATGCTAGAATAATAGGTTTAGGGGATTTATATGAATGTACTGTGAGTAAGAAAAAGGCCCAAAGGGTGTCCGGTTTATCACTTCAAAACGCCGCCATTGTCAATAATGACTTTGAAAATTTACTGACGTTTCCTTCAATTCGTGGTAATCAGGAGGAACGTATTACACGTGTAACAGGCATTGAACGATTTACAAAACTACCTGAAACAATTGAAATTGAAGGGGCAATACTGATGCATGGTCATCAATTTAAATGGAGTGTGTCATGGCAGCCAACATTTCCTTCATTTAAAAAATCACTTCTTTTCTTTGGACATAGCCATGAATCTGGTCTTTATCACGGTAATAAAAAACTACCTATTCGAATCCGCTTTGGACAACCAATCGTATTACAAGACAAGCAATATGGCATTAATGTTGGCTCAGTAGTTGATCATCGAGAGTGGTGTCTCTATGACAGCGAAAAACGAACAGTAACATTTATGTGTGCATCTGTACTTGAAAAGATAAGTGTTTCATAA